The following coding sequences are from one Streptomyces sp. NBC_01485 window:
- a CDS encoding ABC transporter permease: MSISHAPPEASEPDISPISAQLQYQSVAERPDIDAKGEGEGDGEAEADLDLVPLVPRSSRRARVPRWLRRTTGPVLLLLLWQLLSATGVLTSDVLASPGRIAQVAGDLVSDGSLSSAMGTSLQRVAGGLLLGTVIGTGLALVSGLFRIGEDLVDAPVQMLRTVPFVGLIPLFIIWFGIGETPKIAIITLGVTFPLYLNVYAGIRGVDAQLIEAGESLGLSRRGLVRHVILPGALPGALTGLRYSLGIAWLALVFAEQINADSGIGSLMVQARDFLRTDVIVVCLIVYAFLGLLADFIVRSLERLLLQWRPTFTGR; this comes from the coding sequence ATGAGCATCAGTCACGCCCCACCCGAAGCTTCTGAGCCGGATATTTCTCCTATATCCGCCCAGCTCCAGTACCAGTCCGTCGCCGAGCGGCCCGACATCGACGCCAAGGGCGAGGGCGAGGGCGACGGTGAGGCCGAGGCCGACCTTGACCTCGTTCCCCTCGTCCCCCGTTCCTCCCGTCGCGCCCGCGTCCCCCGCTGGCTCCGCAGGACCACCGGCCCGGTCCTGCTTCTCCTCCTGTGGCAACTCCTCAGCGCCACAGGCGTGTTGACCTCCGACGTCCTCGCCTCACCCGGGCGCATCGCCCAGGTCGCCGGTGATCTCGTCTCCGACGGCTCCCTGTCCTCGGCCATGGGCACCTCGCTCCAGCGCGTGGCCGGGGGGCTGCTCCTGGGCACCGTCATCGGCACCGGACTCGCCCTGGTGTCCGGGCTGTTCCGGATCGGCGAGGATCTCGTCGACGCCCCGGTGCAGATGTTGCGGACCGTGCCGTTCGTCGGCCTCATCCCGCTGTTCATCATCTGGTTCGGCATCGGCGAGACCCCGAAGATCGCCATCATCACGCTCGGGGTGACCTTCCCGCTCTACCTCAACGTCTATGCCGGGATCCGGGGCGTGGACGCGCAGTTGATCGAGGCCGGGGAGTCGCTCGGGCTGTCGCGCCGGGGCCTGGTACGGCATGTGATCCTGCCGGGCGCGCTGCCCGGCGCGCTGACCGGCCTGCGCTATTCGCTCGGTATCGCCTGGCTCGCGCTGGTCTTCGCCGAGCAGATCAACGCCGACTCCGGCATCGGCTCCCTGATGGTGCAGGCGCGGGACTTCCTGCGCACCGACGTCATCGTGGTCTGCCTCATCGTCTACGCCTTCCTCGGCCTGCTCGCCGACTTCATCGTCCGTTCCCTCGAAAGGCTGCTGCTGCAATGGCGACCGACGTTCACCGGCCGGTGA
- a CDS encoding NAD(P)-binding domain-containing protein, with product MNNLREVEVVVIGAGQAGLAGAYHLRRTGFEPERDFVVLDHAPAPGGAWQFRWPSLTYGKVHGMHALPGMELTGADPARPSSEVVAEYFDAYERKFDLRVRRPVDVTAVREGAGGRLLVETSDGTWSARAVINATGTWDRPFWPRYRGQEAFRGRQLHTAQYPGPEAFAGLRVVVVGGGASGTQHLLEIAPYAAGTTWVTRRPPVFREGPFDEGVGRAAVALVEERVRQGLPPKSVVSVTGLPLNDAIRQGLADGVLDRLPMFDRITPDGVAWADGRRVDADVVLWATGFRAAIDHLAPLRLREPGGGIRIEGTRAVADPRIHLVGYGPSASTIGANRAGRAAVRDVRRLLAEESVAA from the coding sequence GTGAACAACTTGCGTGAGGTCGAGGTGGTCGTCATAGGTGCCGGCCAGGCAGGTCTGGCCGGCGCCTATCACCTGCGGCGCACCGGTTTCGAGCCGGAGCGCGACTTCGTGGTGCTCGACCACGCCCCCGCCCCGGGCGGCGCCTGGCAGTTCCGGTGGCCGTCGCTGACGTACGGCAAGGTGCACGGGATGCACGCGCTGCCGGGCATGGAGCTGACGGGAGCGGATCCGGCCCGGCCGTCGTCCGAGGTCGTCGCCGAGTACTTCGACGCCTACGAGCGCAAGTTCGACCTGCGCGTACGGCGGCCGGTCGACGTGACGGCCGTACGGGAGGGGGCCGGGGGGCGGCTGCTCGTCGAGACGTCGGACGGTACGTGGTCCGCGCGGGCCGTGATCAACGCCACCGGCACCTGGGACCGGCCTTTCTGGCCGCGCTATCGCGGGCAGGAGGCTTTCCGTGGACGGCAGTTGCACACCGCGCAGTACCCGGGCCCCGAGGCGTTCGCCGGGCTGCGGGTGGTCGTGGTGGGCGGCGGTGCGTCCGGCACGCAGCACCTGCTGGAGATCGCGCCGTACGCGGCCGGCACCACGTGGGTGACGCGGCGGCCTCCCGTCTTCCGCGAGGGGCCCTTCGACGAAGGCGTGGGCCGTGCGGCGGTCGCGCTCGTGGAGGAGCGGGTGCGGCAGGGGCTGCCGCCGAAGAGCGTGGTGTCCGTGACGGGTCTGCCGCTCAACGACGCGATCCGGCAGGGGCTGGCCGACGGGGTGCTGGACCGGCTGCCCATGTTCGACCGGATCACTCCGGACGGCGTGGCGTGGGCCGACGGGCGGCGGGTGGACGCCGACGTCGTCCTCTGGGCGACCGGTTTCCGGGCCGCCATCGACCATCTCGCGCCGCTGCGGCTGCGGGAGCCGGGCGGCGGGATCCGGATCGAGGGCACGCGTGCGGTCGCCGATCCGCGCATCCACCTCGTCGGCTACGGGCCGTCGGCCAGCACCATCGGCGCGAACCGGGCCGGACGCGCGGCCGTACGGGACGTCAGGCGGCTGCTCGCGGAAGAGTCGGTCGCCGCCTGA
- a CDS encoding ABC transporter substrate-binding protein, giving the protein MRRRLAPAALLLPLALLLTACGGNSSASTGIGGGADTDGKGSLTLNVGDQKGGSEAILRAAGELKNLDYKIKWSTFTSGPPLLEAVNAGAVDVGGVGNTPPVFAAGAGSKITVVSAFHGTSKGDAVLVPNDSKLTKPEQLKGRSVAVAQGSSAHYQLVASLKAAGLSLSDVKVKYLQPADALAAFTSGKVDAWAVWDPYTSQVLQAKQGRVLTTGDGVTNGLTFQVAAPSVLKDTKKAAAVKDYLDRLRRATTWVHDHQEESAKVWAKDTGLPYEVASAAVKQTYASRIPVAVDKPLIASEQRIADTFTELKLIPGKVDFGAFVDPRYNGDLPPPTTPARVSS; this is encoded by the coding sequence ATGCGACGACGCCTCGCCCCCGCCGCCCTGCTGCTCCCCCTCGCCCTCCTGCTCACCGCCTGCGGCGGGAACTCGTCCGCCAGCACGGGCATCGGCGGCGGTGCCGACACGGACGGCAAGGGCTCTCTCACACTCAACGTCGGAGACCAGAAGGGTGGTTCCGAAGCCATCCTGCGAGCTGCCGGGGAGCTGAAGAATCTCGACTACAAGATCAAGTGGTCCACCTTCACCTCCGGACCGCCGCTACTGGAGGCGGTCAACGCCGGCGCTGTCGACGTCGGCGGCGTCGGCAACACGCCGCCCGTCTTCGCGGCCGGGGCCGGTTCGAAGATCACGGTCGTGTCCGCCTTCCACGGCACGTCCAAGGGCGACGCCGTCCTCGTGCCGAACGACTCCAAGCTGACGAAGCCCGAGCAGCTCAAGGGCAGGTCGGTTGCCGTGGCGCAGGGCTCCTCCGCGCACTACCAACTGGTGGCCTCCCTCAAGGCGGCCGGGCTGAGTCTGAGCGACGTGAAGGTCAAGTACCTCCAACCGGCCGACGCGCTCGCCGCGTTCACCTCGGGCAAGGTCGACGCATGGGCGGTGTGGGACCCGTACACGTCGCAGGTGCTCCAGGCGAAGCAGGGCCGGGTGCTGACCACCGGCGACGGCGTCACCAACGGGCTCACCTTCCAGGTGGCCGCGCCCTCCGTGCTGAAGGACACGAAGAAGGCCGCCGCCGTCAAGGACTACCTTGACCGGCTGCGGCGCGCCACGACCTGGGTGCACGACCACCAGGAGGAGTCGGCCAAGGTGTGGGCGAAGGACACCGGACTGCCGTACGAGGTGGCGTCGGCCGCGGTGAAGCAGACCTACGCCTCCCGGATCCCGGTCGCGGTCGACAAGCCGCTGATCGCCTCCGAGCAGCGGATCGCCGACACGTTCACGGAGCTGAAGCTCATCCCCGGCAAGGTGGACTTCGGCGCCTTCGTGGACCCGCGCTACAACGGCGACCTGCCGCCCCCCACCACTCCCGCGCGCGTGTCCTCGTAA
- a CDS encoding ABC transporter ATP-binding protein encodes MATDVHRPVSPQAERTSHPSPASESSPISPTTATTAPNATTSTTSTTVSPAPAPDASPVARAARATHAPLATRAPLTPPAPLAVRVEGLTRSFDGRAVIDDLRLDIRPGEFVALLGRSGCGKSTLLRILAGLDRDIEGTVLVPRRKAVAFQSPRLMPWKKVWRNVLLGLPGRPERPVADKALAEVGLGHRSDAWPKTLSGGEAQRASLARALVREPDLLLLDEPFGALDALTRIKAQQLVGELWQRRGCAVLLVTHDVEEAVLLADRVLVMDDGIIAHEQEIGLDRPRDIADPRFAELRAGLLRRLGVNPTATEAT; translated from the coding sequence ATGGCGACCGACGTTCACCGGCCGGTGAGCCCCCAGGCGGAGCGGACGTCCCACCCGTCCCCGGCCTCCGAGTCCTCCCCGATATCTCCGACGACCGCGACCACTGCGCCGAACGCGACGACTTCGACGACTTCGACGACAGTGTCCCCAGCGCCCGCGCCCGACGCCTCCCCGGTGGCCCGAGCAGCCCGCGCGACCCACGCGCCACTGGCGACCCGCGCGCCGCTGACGCCCCCCGCCCCGCTGGCGGTCCGCGTCGAAGGGCTGACGCGCTCCTTCGACGGCCGCGCCGTCATCGACGACCTCCGACTCGACATCCGGCCGGGCGAGTTCGTGGCCCTGCTGGGCCGCAGCGGCTGCGGCAAGTCGACTCTGCTGCGCATCCTCGCCGGGCTCGACCGCGACATCGAGGGCACGGTGCTGGTGCCGCGCCGCAAGGCCGTCGCCTTCCAGTCGCCGCGGCTGATGCCGTGGAAGAAGGTGTGGCGCAACGTGCTCCTCGGGCTGCCGGGCCGACCCGAACGCCCCGTCGCCGACAAGGCCCTGGCCGAGGTGGGGCTCGGGCACCGCTCCGACGCCTGGCCGAAGACTCTCTCCGGCGGCGAGGCCCAGCGCGCCTCCCTGGCCCGGGCCCTGGTACGCGAACCCGATCTGCTGCTGCTCGACGAGCCGTTCGGCGCGCTCGACGCGCTCACCCGCATCAAAGCCCAGCAACTGGTGGGCGAGTTGTGGCAGCGCCGCGGCTGCGCCGTGCTGCTCGTCACGCACGACGTCGAGGAGGCGGTGCTGCTCGCCGACCGGGTCCTGGTGATGGACGACGGGATCATCGCGCACGAGCAGGAGATCGGCCTCGACCGCCCCCGCGACATCGCCGACCCCCGGTTCGCGGAACTACGTGCCGGCCTGCTGCGCCGCCTAGGCGTGAACCCCACGGCCACCGAAGCCACCTGA
- a CDS encoding putative leader peptide codes for MLRSALLTTRGHIDLLRVASAACCRGR; via the coding sequence ATGTTGCGTTCAGCCCTGCTCACCACGCGCGGTCACATCGACCTGCTGCGGGTGGCCTCTGCCGCGTGTTGTCGCGGCCGCTGA